In Raphanus sativus cultivar WK10039 chromosome 5, ASM80110v3, whole genome shotgun sequence, the following proteins share a genomic window:
- the LOC108805291 gene encoding uncharacterized protein LOC108805291 produces MVDLQRKVCCMCGDVGFFDKLFHCSKCLNRFQHSYCSSYYKEQGDPIKICDWCQYEAKSRTGAKHGVSGGSSKRSYRSEYSSANQIKQQEINQISASSSITPVAEKGKTGVPSPRTATRRYKLLKDVMC; encoded by the exons ATGGTGGATCTTCAAAGAAAAGTGTGTTGCATGTGTGGTGATGTGGGTTTCTTCGACAAGCTCTTTCACTGCAGCAAGTGCCTTAATCGCTTCCAACACTC GTACTGTAGTAGCTATTATAAAGAGCAAGGTGATCCAATTAAGATCTGCGATTGGTGTCAATATGAAGCGAAGAGTCGAACAGGAGCAAAGCACGGTGTTAGCGGTGGATCGTCTAAGAGATCGTACCGGTCGGAATATTCTTCAGCCAACCAGATCAAACAACAAGAGATTAACCAGATTTCTGCAAGTAGTAGTATAACTCCGGTAGCCGAGAAGGGTAAAACTGGTGTACCTTCTCCTAGAACGGCCACTCGCAGGTACAAGCTTCTCAAGGATGTCATGTGttag